One stretch of Micromonospora cremea DNA includes these proteins:
- a CDS encoding GTPase domain-containing protein: MVDIDAVRDWLGRLPGGSLAGQYVDDWDAFEKLDGPVVTLFGSYDTGKSSLLRRLLVDSGGAVPGWLTISARHETFEVNDVEVGGCIIRDTPGFAVGASDIRAQNNSRRAMAAVGLTDVGIAVLTPQLATAERDVLQKLFTQGWPVGTMWFVISRFDEAGVDPEYDLAEYRELSDRKVRELRELFELDDRTPVFVVSQDPFQTAGQDTDLSRETWDDFRGWDGMRDLADAFEAVSPAALPGWRHTAGQRYWTAVLDETVTELRRQLADYTARAEVAAGGVARRDVWESELDTFDRAAHASLDGLVAEVIRRSWEPSSAADELQAEIQRTLDEWFTKHAARLQRLRQSIRKTKERERARPSWAGFASLVATLGSGEDAATTPAAPGGVGEHLEKVGTMLIGALKAANNAANPIGGGKAGSAKTAEGWGRHIGTAEAVLPLVVYLAKVVDEQRTDRVRLNQDKAAADKQQHIVAECTQRARDTWQPFVDDVREAIVAETRDQVDLDASLRQLVGQLQEAVAEGEGLFRAGTGPLLETKA, encoded by the coding sequence GTGGTCGACATCGATGCAGTGCGAGACTGGCTGGGGCGACTTCCAGGCGGATCGTTGGCCGGGCAGTACGTCGATGACTGGGACGCGTTCGAGAAGCTGGACGGACCGGTCGTGACCCTCTTCGGGTCCTACGACACCGGCAAAAGTTCCCTGCTCCGCCGGTTGCTCGTCGATTCTGGCGGAGCTGTTCCCGGCTGGCTCACGATCAGCGCACGCCACGAAACCTTCGAGGTCAACGACGTCGAGGTCGGCGGGTGCATCATCCGTGACACTCCCGGATTCGCGGTCGGTGCGTCCGACATTCGTGCACAGAACAATTCGCGCCGAGCGATGGCGGCGGTCGGACTCACGGACGTTGGCATCGCGGTACTGACTCCGCAGTTGGCGACCGCCGAACGTGACGTGCTTCAGAAGCTGTTCACGCAGGGATGGCCGGTGGGGACGATGTGGTTCGTCATCTCGCGGTTCGACGAGGCGGGTGTGGACCCAGAGTACGACCTCGCGGAGTACCGGGAACTGAGTGATCGCAAGGTTCGCGAGTTGCGGGAACTGTTCGAATTGGACGACAGGACACCGGTATTCGTCGTCTCGCAGGACCCGTTCCAGACGGCAGGGCAGGACACAGATCTCAGCCGAGAGACCTGGGATGACTTCCGTGGCTGGGACGGCATGAGAGACCTTGCGGATGCTTTCGAGGCGGTGTCCCCCGCGGCACTGCCCGGATGGCGACATACGGCCGGGCAGCGGTACTGGACAGCGGTCCTGGACGAAACCGTGACCGAACTGCGGAGGCAACTGGCGGACTACACGGCACGTGCCGAAGTAGCTGCCGGTGGCGTCGCTCGCCGCGACGTATGGGAGAGCGAACTCGACACCTTCGATCGCGCCGCCCACGCGAGCCTTGACGGTCTCGTCGCGGAGGTGATACGCCGGTCGTGGGAGCCGAGTTCCGCCGCCGACGAACTTCAGGCCGAGATTCAGCGCACGCTCGACGAGTGGTTCACCAAGCATGCGGCCCGCCTCCAACGGCTGCGGCAGTCGATCCGCAAGACCAAGGAGCGAGAGCGCGCGCGACCCTCCTGGGCCGGCTTTGCTTCGCTGGTCGCGACCCTCGGGTCCGGGGAGGATGCCGCCACGACCCCGGCAGCACCCGGCGGTGTCGGAGAACATCTCGAGAAGGTCGGGACCATGTTGATCGGTGCATTGAAGGCCGCGAACAATGCAGCCAATCCGATCGGCGGCGGGAAGGCCGGTTCGGCGAAGACGGCTGAGGGTTGGGGACGGCACATCGGCACCGCCGAAGCCGTGCTTCCCCTTGTCGTCTACCTGGCGAAAGTCGTCGACGAGCAGAGAACGGATCGCGTGCGCCTGAACCAGGACAAGGCGGCGGCCGACAAGCAACAACACATCGTCGCTGAGTGCACGCAGCGCGCTCGCGACACCTGGCAGCCGTTCGTCGACGACGTGCGTGAAGCGATCGTCGCGGAGACGAGAGACCAGGTCGACCTCGACGCGAGCCTGCGCCAACTCGTCGGGCAACTGCAAGAAGCTGTGGCGGAAGGCGAGGGTCTTTTTCGAGCGGGTACCGGGCCGCTGCTCGAGACAAAGGCGTAA
- a CDS encoding DUF397 domain-containing protein, whose amino-acid sequence MADDLLGAQWRKCTRSGDNNGNCVEVADNLPGLVAVRDSKDPAGPALTFSPAAWASFVRVTKSGH is encoded by the coding sequence ATGGCTGACGACCTGCTCGGTGCCCAGTGGCGAAAGTGCACCCGTAGCGGCGACAACAACGGCAACTGCGTGGAGGTCGCCGACAATTTGCCCGGCCTCGTCGCCGTCCGCGACAGCAAGGATCCGGCGGGACCGGCCCTCACCTTCTCCCCCGCCGCCTGGGCCAGCTTCGTCCGGGTCACCAAGTCTGGGCACTGA
- a CDS encoding DUF6879 family protein produces the protein MHDLFRGDPGEQLRLEDYWADFEDRFWQTGDPGFWKLERQQTFKEPGDEGWQAFADGRWEDSLRILDTRRPEFQSYYRRIAQNGFATRRVRVVEQPLTPYLRWELHVLRLRHEYGGMTHVVGADAVAAAESGGVAPEIYTLGTEVMYEAVYDADGVLTPARRWRDPDLVASCQSFIESLYQGGEPLDEFFARVVAPMGPPRAG, from the coding sequence ATGCATGACCTGTTCCGCGGGGATCCTGGCGAGCAACTCCGCCTGGAGGACTACTGGGCGGACTTTGAGGATCGATTCTGGCAGACCGGCGATCCGGGCTTCTGGAAGCTGGAACGCCAGCAGACCTTCAAGGAGCCCGGGGACGAGGGTTGGCAGGCGTTTGCCGACGGGCGGTGGGAGGATTCGCTGCGAATCCTCGACACGCGCCGCCCTGAATTCCAGAGCTACTACCGGCGGATCGCCCAGAACGGGTTCGCCACCCGCCGGGTACGGGTCGTCGAACAGCCCCTCACGCCTTACCTTCGATGGGAGCTGCACGTGCTGCGACTGCGGCACGAGTACGGCGGTATGACCCATGTGGTCGGCGCGGACGCGGTGGCGGCAGCCGAGTCGGGCGGTGTGGCGCCGGAGATCTACACCCTCGGCACCGAGGTGATGTACGAGGCCGTCTACGACGCCGACGGTGTGCTGACGCCCGCCCGCCGCTGGCGTGACCCCGACTTGGTGGCAAGCTGCCAATCCTTCATCGAGTCGCTCTACCAGGGCGGTGAGCCGCTGGACGAGTTCTTCGCCCGTGTGGTGGCGCCGATGGGGCCTCCCCGCGCGGGGTGA
- a CDS encoding helix-turn-helix domain-containing protein: MADDMGSTVPRRQLGRALRELRTEARMTLDGAAEAMQCSRQKMWRIETGLGPVRALDVKALCELYGATPDLAGALTALAAETEAKGWWHSYGDAVPDWFELYVGLESAASRLREHDDTLVPGLLQTPGYTRGVYQNRPNMATDELEEVLEVRRRRQEILVRRLPKAPKLEWVLSEAVLLRRVGGPAVMAEQLDRLLERTELPNVSIRVLPLSAGAHYGALAGAFVMLDFPRVNRVVPDQSVVYSESVTGALYLDKPDEFAVYEKVWASLLDLALDEEQSKGMIGKIKEEVHHG; the protein is encoded by the coding sequence ATGGCCGACGACATGGGATCGACAGTGCCGCGACGTCAGCTCGGGCGAGCACTACGCGAGCTGCGCACCGAGGCCCGGATGACCCTGGACGGCGCGGCCGAGGCGATGCAGTGCAGCCGCCAGAAGATGTGGCGCATCGAAACCGGCCTCGGCCCGGTCCGCGCCCTCGACGTCAAGGCCCTGTGCGAGCTGTACGGGGCGACGCCCGACCTGGCCGGCGCCCTCACCGCCCTGGCCGCCGAGACCGAGGCCAAGGGCTGGTGGCACTCGTACGGCGACGCCGTCCCCGACTGGTTCGAGCTGTACGTCGGCCTGGAATCCGCTGCCTCCCGGCTCCGGGAGCACGACGACACCTTGGTCCCTGGGCTGCTGCAAACTCCTGGCTACACGCGCGGCGTCTACCAAAACCGCCCCAACATGGCGACTGACGAGTTGGAAGAGGTTTTGGAAGTTCGCCGCCGCCGACAGGAGATCCTTGTCCGCCGGCTCCCGAAGGCACCCAAGCTGGAGTGGGTCTTATCGGAGGCCGTCTTGCTGCGACGCGTCGGCGGCCCGGCGGTCATGGCCGAGCAACTGGACCGCCTTCTTGAACGGACCGAGCTACCCAACGTATCGATCCGTGTGCTGCCGCTGTCGGCTGGCGCGCACTACGGCGCGCTGGCGGGGGCCTTCGTCATGCTCGACTTCCCACGCGTCAACCGAGTCGTCCCTGATCAGTCCGTCGTCTACAGCGAGTCGGTGACCGGTGCCCTCTACCTCGACAAGCCGGATGAGTTCGCGGTCTACGAGAAGGTCTGGGCGAGCCTCCTCGACCTCGCACTTGATGAGGAACAATCAAAGGGGATGATCGGCAAGATCAAGGAAGAGGTCCACCATGGCTGA
- a CDS encoding helix-turn-helix domain-containing protein, with translation MQQLASFSVRFPSSTTAAFAFGGHWRRLPARQQALMTPAHLRNGDTLTRLAAGIEVSVTTVWRYLRRTTPVSTSAAA, from the coding sequence ATTCAGCAGCTGGCATCGTTCTCGGTACGTTTTCCCTCGTCAACAACGGCCGCGTTCGCGTTCGGCGGGCATTGGCGCAGGCTGCCCGCGCGGCAGCAGGCATTGATGACCCCGGCCCACCTTCGCAACGGCGATACCCTCACCCGCCTCGCGGCCGGCATCGAGGTGTCGGTTACCACCGTCTGGCGCTACCTACGCCGTACGACTCCGGTAAGCACAAGCGCTGCAGCGTGA
- a CDS encoding ATP-binding protein: MEGAGSDGAGQRPAQVNRSALSGPAELVQARDVYGGVHFHGEAASPKRPQQLPGDVRSFVNRVEELQTLNRLLADGDRSVDVSLSVITGTAGVGKTSVALRWAHSVRSRFPDGQLYANPRGYDPGEPAQPDQILDRFLRALGVPSSAVPADLDERAALYRSRLAGRRVLVVLDNAATARQVRPLLPGTDHCLVVVTSRNMLSGLATRDGGRRLTLRMLTEDDAVTLLRGITSPYRSGDDPAELGELARLCARLPLALRIAAERATSRPFMPLGELIEDLRDESALWDALTAEEDEESDAVRAVFAWSYRALNPTAARLFRLLGLHPGPDLSAPAAAALTGMAVSRVRQPLDALVSAHLLEQSAPGRYQLHDLLRAYAVDQVRHLESAEDRQAALRRGLDWYLHTADAALARTLPFYRTVALDPPTDVTPLAFASSTEADAWFDAERDNLVAATRVAADAGLPRTAWQLAVLLRSVFMHQNVFEGWFATARIGVAAARTLGDRRGEAEALESRGKAHFQARQLTEAAEHHRAALVIRREIGDEYGTAVSINALGLLGLRSRRLTDSLTHFGESLAIFERLGNRRWQALLLSNLAETRYELGELTDAAELLDRALVVQREIDDRGQEGNSLFFLSMTLRELGRTDEALAAIESAIAIAESASQLWLGHWLVEYARVLRAFGRQAEALEAVHRAATIQRQLGDRSREAVAVDGAGEAYRGLGQADEAIAFHLRAAAVHRQLGDNWQLALTLDHLAAALTAAGRSEEAGQHWREAHSLLAGFDDVRAAALCEDIAASISGNTG, encoded by the coding sequence ATGGAAGGCGCCGGGTCGGACGGAGCCGGGCAGCGGCCCGCTCAGGTGAACCGGTCCGCGCTGTCCGGACCGGCGGAGCTGGTCCAGGCCCGCGACGTGTACGGCGGTGTGCACTTCCACGGCGAGGCTGCTTCCCCGAAGCGACCGCAACAACTCCCCGGTGACGTCCGCAGTTTCGTCAACAGGGTGGAGGAGCTACAAACGCTCAACCGACTGCTGGCCGACGGGGACCGGAGCGTCGATGTCAGCCTGTCGGTGATCACCGGGACGGCCGGCGTCGGTAAGACCTCAGTCGCCCTGCGCTGGGCGCACAGCGTCCGGAGCAGGTTTCCTGACGGGCAGCTCTACGCCAACCCGCGTGGTTACGATCCGGGCGAGCCGGCGCAGCCGGATCAGATCCTCGACCGCTTCCTGCGGGCCCTTGGCGTTCCATCTTCGGCGGTGCCAGCAGATCTGGATGAACGGGCGGCGCTGTACCGCTCCCGACTGGCCGGCCGGCGCGTACTGGTGGTGTTGGACAACGCCGCCACCGCGCGTCAGGTGCGCCCGCTGCTGCCTGGCACGGATCATTGCCTGGTCGTGGTCACCAGCCGGAACATGCTCTCTGGGCTGGCCACCCGCGATGGCGGTCGACGGCTGACGCTGCGCATGTTGACCGAGGACGACGCCGTCACCCTGCTGCGCGGCATCACCTCGCCCTACCGCAGCGGCGACGACCCCGCCGAGCTGGGCGAGCTGGCCCGACTCTGCGCTCGGCTGCCCCTCGCACTGCGCATCGCCGCCGAACGGGCGACGAGCCGGCCATTCATGCCCCTCGGCGAGCTGATCGAGGATCTACGAGACGAGTCGGCCCTGTGGGACGCACTCACCGCCGAGGAAGACGAGGAGTCCGACGCGGTACGCGCGGTGTTTGCCTGGTCCTACCGCGCCCTGAACCCGACGGCCGCCCGACTGTTTCGACTTCTCGGGCTGCACCCTGGCCCCGACCTCAGTGCCCCGGCCGCCGCCGCGCTCACCGGCATGGCAGTGTCCCGGGTACGGCAGCCGCTCGACGCTCTGGTCAGCGCTCACCTGTTGGAGCAGAGCGCTCCGGGACGCTACCAACTCCACGACCTGCTGCGCGCCTACGCGGTCGACCAGGTCCGGCACCTGGAGAGCGCAGAGGATCGGCAGGCGGCACTGCGCCGTGGGCTGGACTGGTATCTACACACCGCCGACGCCGCGCTGGCCCGCACTTTGCCCTTCTACCGGACCGTAGCGTTGGATCCGCCGACCGACGTCACGCCGCTCGCCTTCGCGAGCAGCACCGAGGCGGACGCCTGGTTCGACGCCGAACGGGACAACCTGGTAGCCGCCACACGAGTGGCGGCCGACGCCGGCCTACCGCGGACCGCCTGGCAGCTGGCGGTGCTGCTGCGCAGCGTCTTCATGCATCAGAACGTCTTCGAGGGTTGGTTCGCGACGGCGCGGATCGGGGTGGCGGCAGCCCGCACGCTCGGCGACCGGCGCGGCGAGGCGGAGGCACTGGAAAGCCGCGGCAAGGCCCACTTCCAAGCCCGCCAGCTCACCGAGGCCGCCGAACACCACCGGGCCGCACTGGTCATCCGGCGGGAGATCGGCGACGAGTACGGCACAGCAGTGTCAATCAACGCGCTCGGGTTGCTGGGCCTGCGCAGTCGTCGTCTCACCGACTCACTCACCCACTTCGGCGAGAGTCTGGCGATCTTCGAGCGGCTCGGCAACCGCCGGTGGCAGGCCCTGCTGCTGAGCAACCTCGCCGAGACTCGCTACGAGCTGGGTGAGCTGACCGATGCTGCTGAGCTGCTGGATCGGGCACTCGTGGTGCAGCGGGAGATCGACGACCGGGGGCAGGAGGGCAATTCGCTCTTCTTCCTGAGCATGACCCTGCGGGAACTCGGCCGCACCGACGAGGCGCTCGCCGCGATCGAGTCGGCCATCGCCATCGCCGAGAGCGCGAGCCAGCTGTGGCTGGGGCACTGGCTGGTGGAGTACGCGCGGGTGCTGCGCGCCTTCGGTCGGCAAGCCGAGGCGCTGGAGGCCGTGCACCGGGCGGCCACAATTCAGCGCCAGCTCGGGGACCGCAGCCGCGAGGCGGTGGCCGTCGATGGTGCCGGTGAGGCTTACCGGGGGCTGGGGCAGGCGGACGAGGCGATCGCCTTCCACCTTCGCGCGGCGGCAGTCCACCGGCAGCTCGGCGACAATTGGCAACTCGCCCTGACGCTGGACCACCTGGCCGCCGCGCTGACGGCGGCCGGCCGCTCCGAGGAAGCCGGACAGCACTGGAGGGAGGCTCACTCCCTGCTGGCCGGGTTCGACGACGTACGTGCTGCCGCGCTTTGCGAAGACATCGCGGCGTCGATATCAGGGAACACCGGATAA